A region of Microbacterium suwonense DNA encodes the following proteins:
- a CDS encoding Ig-like domain-containing protein: MSTDGSGEPLTRAQLRALRAAEEAAREGEQAAAPAEQGVESAVDEAEAQHPVPPVPVPATPVAVGITVPDLDASAPADPGDVPGADTPDVGPIRGKRPASGVSAPDSHPPRRPRSPGSRRFTATLLSVLGVLVLVVGVLGAVSLTQGPRVSAVNVDAAQTIATSGSRLTLTLNQPVAAIDPAQVSVQPAVPFTIDAAGRSIGIRFTTALDDETTYSISVTGVRGASGGPASDLTTSFTTPASRILLLQRSADGDDKIFRTDLSGERATPVFAHPRIDDYRATSNRIVVAVEDDDGSRLIVMDRDGTNQRELPLPGDGYVSSVQVSDRGGFVGYSYSDRELTETTGRASVLVTQSLSGEGEPRVVQVAGEDASIAEWQFVPGSSSLLFIDFDGALGVEDPSTNAEVKSMGVAAGILGISRGTYTAIVERTDGSTVQLDLTDGTETPLPASDPDYGDADTIVPYPGGTLRHVVQRDESGMPTGQAVVRVNDDGAADVIREVSGADAILQTCVSPSGQYAAVVVAPDLPTNAYDDLLLPLPSTLHTQLIDLSGKRALPNLNGFDISWCEQAPQP, from the coding sequence ATGAGTACTGACGGCTCCGGAGAACCGCTGACCAGGGCCCAGCTGCGCGCCCTCCGCGCCGCCGAGGAAGCCGCCCGCGAGGGGGAGCAGGCGGCCGCGCCGGCCGAGCAGGGGGTCGAGTCGGCAGTCGATGAGGCTGAGGCACAGCATCCGGTTCCCCCGGTTCCCGTCCCCGCGACGCCCGTCGCGGTCGGCATCACGGTGCCCGACCTGGACGCCTCCGCACCCGCCGATCCCGGTGACGTTCCGGGGGCCGACACGCCAGATGTCGGACCGATTCGCGGGAAACGACCTGCGTCTGGCGTGTCGGCCCCCGATTCGCATCCGCCCCGCAGACCCCGCTCGCCCGGCAGCCGACGCTTCACGGCCACGCTGCTGTCGGTGCTCGGCGTGCTCGTGCTCGTGGTCGGAGTGCTCGGCGCGGTCAGCTTGACGCAGGGCCCGCGCGTCTCAGCCGTGAACGTCGATGCCGCGCAGACCATCGCGACTTCGGGCAGCCGGCTGACCCTCACGCTCAACCAACCCGTCGCCGCGATCGATCCGGCACAGGTCTCCGTCCAGCCCGCTGTGCCGTTCACGATCGATGCGGCCGGGCGCAGCATCGGCATCCGCTTCACCACCGCACTGGACGACGAGACGACCTACTCGATCTCGGTCACCGGGGTTCGTGGCGCTTCAGGCGGGCCCGCATCGGACCTGACGACCAGCTTCACCACCCCGGCCTCGCGCATCCTGCTGCTGCAGCGCTCAGCCGACGGCGACGACAAGATCTTCCGCACCGACCTGAGTGGCGAGCGGGCCACGCCGGTGTTCGCGCATCCGCGCATCGACGACTATCGCGCCACCTCGAACCGGATCGTGGTCGCCGTGGAGGACGACGACGGCTCGCGGCTGATCGTGATGGACCGCGACGGCACGAATCAGCGCGAGCTGCCGCTGCCGGGTGACGGCTACGTCTCGTCGGTGCAGGTCTCCGATCGTGGCGGCTTCGTCGGCTACAGCTACTCCGACCGCGAGCTCACCGAGACCACCGGTCGCGCCAGCGTGCTGGTCACCCAGTCGCTGAGCGGCGAGGGCGAACCGCGCGTCGTTCAGGTGGCGGGCGAGGACGCCAGCATCGCCGAATGGCAGTTCGTGCCCGGCTCCTCCTCGCTGCTGTTCATCGACTTCGACGGCGCGCTCGGCGTGGAGGACCCCAGTACGAACGCCGAGGTGAAGTCGATGGGCGTCGCCGCCGGCATCCTCGGCATCAGCCGCGGCACCTACACGGCGATCGTGGAACGCACCGACGGCAGCACCGTGCAGCTCGATCTCACCGACGGCACCGAGACGCCGCTGCCGGCATCCGACCCCGACTACGGCGACGCCGACACGATCGTGCCGTACCCGGGCGGCACCCTGCGGCACGTCGTTCAGCGCGACGAGTCCGGCATGCCCACCGGACAGGCGGTCGTGCGCGTGAACGACGACGGCGCCGCCGACGTGATCCGCGAGGTGAGCGGAGCGGATGCGATCCTGCAGACCTGCGTGTCGCCGAGCGGACAGTACGCAGCCGTCGTGGTCGCGCCGGATCTGCCCACCAACGCCTACGACGACCTGCTGCTGCCGCTGCCGAGCACGCTGCACACCCAGCTGATCGATCTTTCCGGAAAGCGCGCGCTGCCGAACCTGAACGGCTTCGACATCTCCTGGTGCGAACAGGCGCCGCAGCCATGA
- the rpmG gene encoding 50S ribosomal protein L33, with translation MAKKAQDVRPIIKLRSTAGTGYTYVTKKNRRNTPDRLVLKKYDPVVRKHVEFREER, from the coding sequence ATGGCCAAGAAGGCGCAGGACGTCCGTCCGATCATCAAGCTGCGTTCGACGGCGGGCACCGGTTACACCTACGTGACCAAGAAGAACCGTCGCAACACCCCCGACCGTCTCGTGCTGAAGAAGTACGACCCGGTCGTCCGCAAGCACGTCGAATTCCGAGAGGAGCGTTGA
- the rpmB gene encoding 50S ribosomal protein L28: MAAVCQVTGAVPGFGHNVSHSHRRTKRRFDPNVQKKTYFVPSLGRKVTLNVSAKGIKVIDARGIEKVVADLQAKGVKL; encoded by the coding sequence ATGGCAGCAGTGTGCCAGGTGACCGGCGCCGTTCCCGGCTTCGGTCACAACGTCTCACACTCGCACCGCCGGACGAAGCGCCGCTTCGACCCGAACGTGCAGAAGAAGACGTATTTCGTTCCGTCGCTCGGCCGCAAGGTCACCCTGAACGTGTCCGCCAAGGGCATCAAGGTGATCGACGCCCGTGGCATCGAGAAGGTTGTCGCTGACCTCCAGGCGAAGGGTGTGAAGCTCTAA
- a CDS encoding HU family DNA-binding protein gives MADKSITKTELVASIASATGESQATVSRVLDSLFGTVSDAVAKGSKVSIPGWISFEQVDTAARTGRNPQTGAEIKIPAGKRVKVTAGSKLKAAVK, from the coding sequence ATGGCTGACAAGTCCATCACCAAGACCGAGCTCGTCGCGAGCATTGCTTCCGCCACCGGCGAGAGCCAGGCCACCGTTTCGCGCGTCCTCGACTCGCTCTTCGGCACCGTCTCCGACGCTGTCGCCAAGGGCAGCAAGGTCTCGATCCCGGGCTGGATCTCGTTCGAGCAGGTCGACACCGCTGCCCGCACCGGCCGCAACCCGCAGACCGGCGCCGAGATCAAGATCCCGGCAGGCAAGCGCGTCAAGGTGACCGCCGGCTCGAAGCTCAAGGCTGCTGTCAAGTAA
- a CDS encoding carbohydrate ABC transporter permease, translating to MLGVFTLWPLLNGVLLSLSNWDGYSPERRFVGLENYLRLFEDPNFRTALGNTFLYGVGSTVLQQIIGLGLALALDRAVRGRGIARAIIYLPVLVSPVVMGTMYYLFFSYNGGGLNDLVIALGGERTAWLSDSGAAIAVIIAVNSLQFVGISMVIYLAGLQSIPTMYYEAARLDGANAAQSFRHITVPMLQPAFATSIVLNLIGGLKLFDVIQVLTGEVPATRPTRCRR from the coding sequence GTGCTCGGCGTCTTCACGCTGTGGCCGCTGCTGAACGGCGTGCTGCTGTCGCTGTCCAACTGGGACGGCTACTCGCCGGAGCGTCGTTTCGTGGGGCTGGAGAACTATCTGCGGCTGTTCGAGGATCCGAACTTCCGCACCGCCCTAGGCAACACCTTCCTGTACGGCGTCGGGTCGACGGTTCTGCAGCAGATCATCGGCCTGGGGCTGGCACTGGCGCTGGATCGGGCCGTGCGCGGCCGGGGCATTGCACGAGCGATCATCTACCTGCCCGTGCTGGTCTCGCCCGTGGTGATGGGCACGATGTACTACCTCTTCTTCTCCTACAACGGCGGCGGGCTCAACGACCTCGTGATCGCCCTCGGCGGTGAACGCACCGCCTGGCTCAGCGATTCCGGTGCCGCGATCGCCGTGATCATCGCGGTGAACTCGCTGCAGTTCGTCGGCATCTCGATGGTCATCTACCTGGCGGGCCTGCAGTCGATCCCGACGATGTACTACGAGGCCGCTCGGCTCGACGGCGCGAACGCTGCGCAGTCGTTCCGCCACATCACCGTGCCGATGCTGCAGCCGGCCTTCGCCACCAGCATCGTGCTGAATCTGATCGGCGGCCTGAAGCTGTTCGACGTCATCCAGGTGCTCACAGGGGAGGTCCCGGCTACTCGACCAACTCGGTGTCGACGCTGA
- a CDS encoding carbohydrate ABC transporter permease has protein sequence MTAASPASAHSPLPARVGIAAAVLLAVLLQLLPFYITVTSAMKRRSDLSSQWLPPSGGIYWQNFATAVEQGGILRAIGNSAIVTLGATLLVCVLAALAAYPLARRPTLANKLVLAGVVGLIMIPPLSILVPLYSMMSQWHAINTYWGMILVMTATQLPLAIFLYASFMRGLPLSIEEAASVDGASAVQVLFRVVVPMLKPVTATVVILTSVNVWNDYALSVYLLRSPEMRTIAPATATFFSTTSSDVGAAAAASLLSALPVLIVYLMLQKYFIKGMVAGAEK, from the coding sequence GTGACCGCGGCATCTCCGGCATCCGCTCACTCGCCACTGCCGGCGCGGGTGGGGATCGCGGCCGCCGTGCTGCTGGCGGTGCTGCTGCAGCTGCTGCCGTTCTACATCACCGTGACCTCAGCCATGAAGCGGCGCAGCGACCTGTCATCGCAGTGGCTACCGCCGTCCGGGGGCATCTACTGGCAGAACTTCGCCACGGCGGTCGAGCAGGGCGGCATTCTCCGGGCCATCGGCAACAGCGCGATCGTGACACTCGGCGCCACCCTGCTGGTGTGCGTGCTGGCGGCGCTCGCCGCATATCCGCTGGCACGGCGGCCCACCCTGGCGAACAAGCTGGTGCTCGCCGGCGTCGTGGGGCTGATCATGATCCCGCCGCTGTCGATCCTGGTGCCGCTGTATTCGATGATGAGCCAGTGGCATGCGATCAACACCTACTGGGGCATGATCCTGGTGATGACCGCTACGCAGCTGCCGCTGGCGATCTTCCTCTACGCCTCGTTCATGCGCGGGCTGCCGCTCTCGATCGAGGAGGCCGCCTCGGTGGACGGAGCCAGTGCCGTGCAGGTGCTGTTCCGCGTGGTCGTCCCGATGCTGAAACCGGTCACCGCGACTGTGGTGATCCTGACCAGCGTGAACGTCTGGAACGACTACGCGCTGAGCGTGTACCTGCTGCGCAGCCCGGAGATGCGCACGATCGCGCCGGCGACGGCGACGTTCTTCTCGACGACCTCCAGCGACGTGGGAGCGGCTGCGGCGGCTTCGCTGCTGTCTGCGCTGCCCGTGCTGATCGTCTACCTGATGCTGCAGAAGTACTTCATCAAGGGCATGGTCGCCGGTGCGGAGAAGTGA
- a CDS encoding type IV toxin-antitoxin system AbiEi family antitoxin domain-containing protein — protein sequence MDPVKELRRRGGIARTRTLLDAGVSAYALRRAKQAGMIFRPRNGWVAVKDADWLALGAVRRGLVLSCLTVAERRGLWVPEKGNWHVVAPRHAGRIQVPQRTVVHWSAPIVPREPDAVEDDLPNALALVAQCQPFETALIVWESALNRNLIDAQSMARLPLPAAARDVLARARPFADSGLETIVVHRLRWLNVPMLPQAWVLGHRVDLLIGERLVIQIDGATHTGAQRTSDIEHDAQLDLRGYHVLRFSYEQIMEHWEQVQAVITEAVAQGLHRAPR from the coding sequence ATGGACCCCGTGAAAGAGCTGCGGCGACGAGGCGGGATCGCGCGAACCCGAACGCTTCTCGACGCCGGTGTATCGGCCTACGCCCTTCGCCGTGCGAAGCAAGCCGGGATGATCTTCCGGCCGCGAAACGGCTGGGTGGCGGTGAAGGATGCTGACTGGCTGGCTCTCGGTGCCGTGCGTAGAGGACTGGTGCTCAGCTGCCTGACGGTCGCAGAGCGCCGAGGTCTGTGGGTTCCCGAGAAGGGCAACTGGCACGTCGTCGCCCCGCGTCACGCCGGCCGGATCCAGGTGCCCCAGCGCACGGTCGTGCACTGGTCCGCGCCGATCGTGCCACGAGAGCCGGATGCCGTCGAGGACGATCTGCCCAACGCACTGGCCCTGGTGGCGCAGTGTCAGCCGTTCGAGACCGCGCTGATCGTGTGGGAGTCGGCGCTGAACAGGAACCTCATCGATGCGCAATCGATGGCCCGGCTTCCTCTTCCGGCGGCGGCGCGCGACGTGCTCGCCCGTGCTCGCCCCTTCGCGGATTCGGGTCTGGAGACGATCGTCGTGCATCGCCTGCGGTGGCTGAACGTCCCGATGCTGCCGCAGGCGTGGGTTCTCGGACATCGTGTGGACCTGCTGATCGGCGAGCGCCTGGTGATCCAGATCGACGGTGCGACGCACACGGGAGCCCAGCGCACGAGCGACATCGAGCACGATGCGCAGCTCGATCTGCGTGGCTATCACGTGCTTCGCTTCAGCTACGAGCAGATCATGGAGCACTGGGAACAGGTGCAGGCCGTCATCACCGAGGCCGTCGCCCAGGGCCTGCACCGTGCTCCGCGATGA
- a CDS encoding LacI family DNA-binding transcriptional regulator, giving the protein MPAESRPRSVTRADVARYAGVSTAVVSYVLNDGPKAVAPLTRERVLDAVRVLGYRPNAAARALSKGTADMFGLVVHDNRNPFFAELCHALDQATADVGRSLLIVNSDRSQVSTAEQIRDLASRQIGGLIIADVLTASEQSVVESLGIPAVVIGQFGETDGLYSVGVDFARGAYEVCAHLIEHGYRDIAFAGSAARYDERERGWREALTAARLPLGTLVHTPFGYQGGYDTAMKLMRQGALPRAVLAASDQIGIGLLAAFHEHRIRVPQDVALASFDGTMIADFVSPRLTTAAQPMERMARAAVELLLNPDTPRQHRAYSTQLRIRESCGCDSEGSGSEGSGSEGSGSEG; this is encoded by the coding sequence ATGCCGGCTGAGAGTCGGCCCCGCTCGGTGACGCGGGCCGACGTCGCCCGGTACGCCGGTGTCAGCACTGCCGTCGTCAGCTATGTGCTCAACGACGGGCCGAAGGCCGTCGCACCGCTCACCAGGGAACGCGTGCTGGATGCCGTGCGGGTGCTCGGATACCGCCCGAACGCCGCCGCGCGAGCGCTGTCGAAGGGCACCGCCGACATGTTCGGTCTTGTCGTGCACGACAATCGCAACCCCTTCTTCGCCGAGCTGTGCCACGCCCTCGATCAGGCCACGGCGGATGTCGGACGCTCCCTGCTGATCGTGAACTCGGATCGCTCGCAGGTGTCGACCGCCGAGCAGATCCGCGATCTGGCGTCACGGCAGATCGGCGGCCTGATCATCGCCGACGTGCTCACGGCGAGTGAGCAGTCCGTGGTCGAGTCGCTGGGCATCCCCGCGGTCGTGATCGGCCAGTTCGGCGAGACGGATGGACTGTACAGCGTGGGCGTCGACTTCGCACGAGGTGCATACGAGGTGTGCGCGCACCTGATCGAGCACGGCTACCGCGACATCGCCTTCGCCGGAAGCGCGGCGCGGTACGACGAACGCGAACGCGGTTGGCGCGAGGCGCTCACCGCCGCACGGCTTCCGTTGGGCACGCTCGTGCACACGCCGTTCGGCTATCAGGGCGGATACGACACGGCGATGAAGCTGATGCGTCAGGGCGCTCTGCCGCGCGCAGTGCTGGCGGCGTCCGATCAGATCGGGATCGGCCTGCTGGCCGCGTTCCACGAGCACCGCATCCGCGTTCCGCAGGATGTCGCGCTGGCCTCCTTCGACGGCACCATGATCGCCGACTTCGTCTCACCGCGCCTGACCACCGCCGCGCAGCCCATGGAGCGGATGGCGCGAGCGGCAGTGGAGCTGCTGCTGAACCCCGATACCCCACGGCAGCATCGTGCCTACTCGACCCAGCTGCGCATCCGCGAGTCGTGCGGGTGCGACTCGGAGGGCTCCGGTTCAGAGGGCTCCGGCTCGGAGGGCTCCGGTTCGGAGGGCTGA
- a CDS encoding ABC transporter substrate-binding protein, which translates to MTTSMDFKRSLIGMAVVATTAIALTGCSSDQGGEGGGEVDIEMQTNFGATDPSLKVLQKITDAYEKDNPGVTIELVPSTDTYEADIKVRLSSNDIPDIWATHGWSLLRYSQFLEPLNDQPWAKNFNEALAPAMQNADGQFFALPIDTDVAGIVYNRTVLKDAGIDPTTLVDWDSFEAALKTLKDDGITPVSASGKDSWFAGNITDFIGSGDFSESELNGFKDGTFDEKGYTRILDHISAWQKAGWFNPDYSSATTDDLGRALAEGNTAFVFVQNYLVATALGFNPDADLGYMPIPSENGKPFLVGGEGRAYGVSKTSPDKEQALDYLAYLAEPDNLSQLASSIGGIPGLTNATSDLGVLTASYDAFVEPGTVPLQPYFDRVYLPNGIWDTMVTTTDGVITGQMSPADAVKQMKSSYDSLR; encoded by the coding sequence ATGACGACATCCATGGATTTCAAGCGCTCATTGATCGGGATGGCGGTCGTCGCGACGACCGCCATCGCGCTCACCGGGTGCAGCTCCGACCAGGGCGGTGAGGGCGGAGGAGAGGTCGACATCGAGATGCAGACGAACTTCGGCGCGACCGATCCCTCGCTGAAGGTGCTGCAGAAGATCACCGACGCCTATGAGAAGGACAACCCGGGGGTCACGATCGAGCTGGTGCCGTCGACCGACACCTACGAGGCCGACATCAAGGTGCGCCTCTCCTCGAACGACATCCCCGACATCTGGGCCACCCACGGGTGGTCACTGCTGCGATACAGCCAGTTCCTGGAGCCGCTGAACGATCAGCCGTGGGCGAAGAACTTCAATGAGGCGCTCGCGCCCGCGATGCAGAACGCCGATGGGCAGTTCTTCGCACTGCCCATCGACACCGACGTCGCGGGTATCGTCTACAACCGCACCGTGCTGAAGGATGCCGGTATCGACCCGACCACACTGGTGGACTGGGATTCGTTCGAGGCGGCGCTGAAGACATTGAAGGACGACGGCATCACCCCCGTCTCCGCCTCGGGCAAGGACAGCTGGTTCGCCGGGAACATCACCGACTTCATCGGCTCGGGCGACTTCAGCGAATCCGAGCTGAACGGCTTCAAGGACGGCACCTTCGATGAGAAGGGCTACACCCGTATCCTGGACCACATCTCCGCATGGCAGAAGGCCGGCTGGTTCAATCCGGACTACTCCTCCGCCACCACCGACGACCTGGGCCGGGCGCTCGCCGAGGGGAACACCGCGTTCGTGTTCGTGCAGAACTATCTGGTCGCCACGGCGCTCGGCTTCAATCCCGACGCCGACCTCGGCTACATGCCGATCCCGTCCGAGAACGGCAAGCCGTTCCTGGTCGGCGGTGAGGGACGTGCCTACGGCGTCTCCAAGACCTCGCCCGACAAGGAGCAGGCGCTGGACTATCTCGCCTACCTCGCCGAGCCCGACAACCTCTCGCAGCTGGCGAGCTCGATCGGCGGCATCCCGGGGCTGACCAACGCCACCAGCGACCTCGGCGTGCTCACCGCCAGCTATGACGCCTTCGTCGAGCCGGGCACCGTGCCGCTGCAGCCGTACTTCGATCGCGTCTACCTGCCCAACGGCATCTGGGACACCATGGTCACCACGACCGATGGCGTGATCACGGGCCAGATGAGTCCGGCGGATGCCGTGAAGCAGATGAAGTCGAGCTACGACTCGCTGCGATGA
- a CDS encoding TIGR03943 family putative permease subunit, translated as MRNPRLHALAARWLGLGLATVVAVVTFVLGVTGRLTLYISPDTVWFACAAAVVMLVVAVWSCTLPLGAEGDHDHDHGAVGADAGSLRRRMLQTAGVVTGGVLASAVVLAALVLPPASLSTQLAMSRAGESPVLFAGADDVTLGVADTTTFGVGDWASAFATATRPESYDGASVTLTGFVTPGEGDTTGLTRMIITHCVIDAQPATVPVGGVADEYATGQWVEVTGTVRADADGTLRIEPTAVKKVAEPKDPYEY; from the coding sequence ATGCGGAACCCGCGTCTGCATGCGCTCGCCGCGCGCTGGCTGGGCCTGGGACTGGCGACGGTGGTCGCCGTCGTCACGTTCGTGCTCGGTGTCACGGGTCGGCTCACGCTGTACATCAGCCCCGACACGGTGTGGTTCGCGTGCGCGGCGGCCGTCGTCATGCTCGTCGTCGCCGTCTGGTCGTGCACGCTCCCGCTCGGCGCGGAGGGCGATCACGATCACGACCACGGCGCGGTGGGGGCGGATGCCGGGTCCCTTCGCCGCCGGATGCTGCAGACCGCCGGCGTCGTGACCGGAGGGGTTCTCGCATCCGCCGTGGTGCTGGCCGCGCTCGTGCTGCCGCCCGCCTCGCTGTCGACCCAGCTGGCGATGTCGCGGGCAGGGGAGAGCCCGGTGCTGTTCGCCGGCGCGGACGATGTGACCCTCGGGGTGGCTGACACCACGACGTTCGGCGTCGGGGACTGGGCGAGTGCATTCGCCACGGCGACGCGACCGGAGAGCTATGACGGCGCATCGGTGACGCTGACCGGCTTCGTCACCCCGGGCGAGGGCGACACCACCGGGCTCACCCGCATGATCATCACGCACTGCGTCATCGACGCGCAGCCGGCCACCGTTCCCGTGGGCGGCGTCGCCGACGAGTACGCCACCGGCCAGTGGGTCGAGGTCACCGGCACCGTGCGCGCCGATGCCGACGGCACCCTGCGCATCGAGCCGACCGCGGTGAAGAAGGTCGCAGAGCCCAAGGACCCGTATGAGTACTGA
- a CDS encoding Gfo/Idh/MocA family protein — protein sequence MPFTLGIVGAGQFAGQFATLFHHHPGVSAVHVTDLIGSRADELVRSAGLAGTFGSFDEMIASPLVDAVAIFTQRWTHGPLVVKALRAGKHVYCAVPMAITVDEIAAIVDTVRETGLTYMMGETSYYNPATVFARQKLAEGSFGRLFYGEGDYVHDMELGFYEAYQYSGGEGWKATASYPPLLYPTHSIGGVLGAWPTHAVAVSAIGVVDQRGDGVFDRSVSQFDNDISNATALFELAAGGSMRINEFRRVGYPSHLRESRFRWFGTEGSFEQLASTTVWQNRQGVEDISHLIDTHASLSPDDPSLAHVAPALRDAFISGYAAIHEADRARIPAELLPLPNGHEGSHHFLVDDFVRAVNGGGMPAVNAWQAARFTLPGVIAHESARRGGERLRVPDLGMPDAG from the coding sequence ATGCCGTTCACCTTGGGGATCGTTGGCGCTGGTCAGTTCGCCGGCCAGTTCGCGACTCTGTTCCACCATCACCCCGGTGTCTCGGCTGTCCACGTGACCGATCTGATCGGCTCGAGGGCAGACGAACTCGTGCGCTCCGCAGGGCTGGCGGGCACGTTCGGCTCCTTCGACGAGATGATCGCCTCGCCGCTCGTCGACGCCGTCGCGATCTTCACCCAGCGCTGGACTCACGGTCCGCTGGTCGTCAAGGCGCTGCGCGCCGGCAAGCATGTCTACTGCGCCGTCCCGATGGCGATCACCGTGGACGAGATCGCAGCCATCGTCGACACCGTCCGCGAGACGGGCCTGACCTACATGATGGGCGAGACGAGCTACTACAACCCGGCGACGGTGTTCGCCAGGCAGAAGCTCGCCGAGGGCTCGTTCGGCCGGCTCTTCTACGGCGAGGGCGACTACGTGCACGACATGGAACTGGGCTTCTACGAGGCGTACCAGTACTCCGGCGGAGAGGGCTGGAAGGCGACGGCCAGCTATCCTCCGCTGCTGTATCCGACCCACTCGATCGGCGGCGTCCTGGGAGCCTGGCCGACCCACGCCGTCGCCGTCTCGGCGATCGGAGTCGTCGATCAGCGCGGCGACGGGGTCTTCGACCGCTCGGTGAGCCAGTTCGACAACGACATCTCCAACGCGACGGCGCTTTTCGAGCTCGCCGCAGGCGGGTCCATGCGCATCAACGAGTTCCGCCGTGTGGGCTACCCCTCGCACCTGCGCGAGTCGCGTTTCCGCTGGTTCGGCACCGAGGGGTCCTTCGAACAGCTCGCGTCGACGACGGTGTGGCAGAACCGTCAGGGCGTCGAGGACATCTCCCACCTGATCGATACGCACGCCTCGCTTTCGCCCGACGATCCTTCCCTGGCGCATGTGGCGCCCGCTCTGCGGGATGCGTTCATCTCGGGCTATGCGGCGATCCACGAGGCGGATCGTGCGCGGATTCCCGCAGAGCTGCTGCCCCTGCCGAACGGACACGAGGGAAGCCACCATTTCCTGGTGGACGATTTCGTGCGCGCCGTGAACGGGGGCGGGATGCCTGCGGTGAACGCCTGGCAGGCAGCACGCTTCACCCTCCCCGGCGTGATCGCCCACGAGTCGGCACGGCGGGGCGGTGAACGTCTCAGGGTGCCCGACCTGGGAATGCCGGATGCCGGCTGA
- the rpsN gene encoding 30S ribosomal protein S14, with product MAKKSKIARNEQRKVIVARYAERRAELKKTLVDPNATDEAREAARVGLQKLPRNASPVRVRSRDAIDGRPRGMLTKFGISRVRFRDMAHRGELPGITKSSW from the coding sequence ATGGCTAAGAAGAGCAAGATCGCTCGCAACGAGCAGCGCAAGGTCATCGTCGCCCGTTACGCGGAGCGCCGTGCCGAGCTGAAGAAGACCCTGGTCGACCCGAACGCCACCGACGAGGCCCGCGAGGCCGCACGCGTCGGCCTGCAGAAGCTGCCGCGCAACGCGTCGCCGGTTCGCGTGCGTTCGCGTGACGCCATCGACGGCCGCCCCCGCGGCATGCTCACGAAGTTCGGCATCTCGCGTGTCCGCTTCCGTGACATGGCCCACCGCGGCGAGCTGCCCGGCATCACCAAGTCCAGCTGGTAA